The following proteins come from a genomic window of Streptomyces sp. NBC_00539:
- the bioB gene encoding biotin synthase BioB, with product MDLLNTLVEKGLRRELPTREEALAVLATSDDRLLDVVAAAGKVRRQWFGRRVKLNYLVNLKSGLCPEDCSYCSQRLGSKAEILKYTWLKPEEASQAAAAGVAGGAKRVCLVASGRGPTDRDVERVGKTIEAIKEQNEGVEVCACLGLLSDGQAERLKDAGADAYNHNLNTSEATYGQITKTHTYADRVDTVQKAHAAGLSACSGLIAGMGESDEDLVDVVYSLRELDPDSVPVNFLIPFEGTPLAKEWNLTPQRCLRILAMVRFVCPDVEVRLAGGREVHLRSMQPLALHLVNSIFLGDYLTSEGQAGQADLDMIADAGFEVEGAGTTTLPAHRSEQEAAGGCGSGAAGGGSLCGSAAPTDSADAPGCGSACGGCSGHSEHEAPAPVQAEAGEVRSDLVAVRRRGAGTDLAPNA from the coding sequence ATGGACCTGCTGAACACCCTGGTGGAAAAGGGGCTGCGGCGCGAGCTGCCGACCCGCGAAGAGGCACTCGCCGTACTGGCGACTTCCGACGACCGACTGCTCGACGTGGTGGCCGCGGCCGGCAAGGTACGCCGCCAGTGGTTCGGCCGGCGGGTGAAGCTGAACTACTTGGTCAACCTCAAGTCGGGGCTGTGCCCGGAGGACTGCTCCTACTGCTCCCAGCGCCTGGGATCGAAGGCGGAGATCCTCAAGTACACCTGGCTCAAGCCCGAGGAAGCCTCCCAGGCCGCCGCGGCCGGGGTCGCGGGCGGCGCGAAGCGCGTGTGCCTCGTGGCGAGCGGACGCGGTCCCACGGACCGTGACGTGGAGCGCGTCGGCAAGACGATCGAGGCGATCAAGGAGCAGAACGAGGGCGTCGAGGTCTGCGCCTGCCTCGGCCTGCTCTCCGACGGCCAGGCGGAGCGCCTCAAGGACGCGGGCGCCGACGCGTACAACCACAACCTCAACACCTCCGAGGCGACGTACGGTCAGATCACCAAGACGCACACCTACGCGGACCGGGTCGATACCGTACAAAAGGCCCACGCGGCGGGTCTGTCCGCCTGCTCCGGTCTGATCGCGGGCATGGGCGAGAGCGACGAGGACCTGGTCGACGTCGTCTACTCGCTGCGCGAACTCGACCCCGACTCGGTGCCCGTCAACTTCCTGATCCCCTTCGAGGGCACCCCGCTGGCCAAGGAGTGGAACCTCACCCCGCAGCGCTGCCTGCGGATCCTGGCGATGGTGCGGTTCGTCTGCCCCGACGTCGAGGTCCGCCTCGCGGGCGGCCGGGAGGTGCACCTGCGCAGCATGCAGCCGCTGGCCCTGCACCTGGTGAACTCCATCTTCCTCGGCGACTACCTGACGAGTGAGGGCCAGGCCGGTCAGGCCGACCTCGACATGATCGCGGACGCCGGTTTCGAGGTGGAGGGCGCCGGTACGACGACCCTCCCGGCGCACCGCTCGGAGCAGGAGGCGGCCGGCGGCTGCGGCTCGGGCGCCGCGGGCGGCGGCTCGCTCTGCGGCTCGGCGGCCCCCACGGACTCCGCGGACGCGCCCGGTTGCGGGTCGGCGTGCGGCGGCTGCTCGGGGCACTCGGAGCACGAGGCCCCCGCCCCCGTCCAGGCGGAAGCCGGCGAGGTGCGCTCGGACCTGGTGGCGGTACGCCGCCGTGGCGCGGGAACGGACCTCGCGCCGAATGCCTGA
- a CDS encoding 8-amino-7-oxononanoate synthase gives MLQHPPEPVDVFAWIDEAERARERAGLVRTLRPRPASSPLLDLASNDYLGLSRHPEVIAGAGRAAECWGGGATGSRLVTGTTELHATLERELAAFCGFEAALVLSSGYAANLAAVTALSGRGALVVSDAGNHASIVDGCRLSRADVAVVAHGDVDGARKTLAGHEGRSLLVSDSVFSVDGDAAPLAGYAAACRDEGAALVVDDAHGLGVLGEGGRGALHAAGLAGAPGVVATMTLSKSLGSQGGAVLGPAKVIRHLVNTARTFIFDTGLAPAATGAALAGLRLLAREPERAARAREVATLLYGRLTASGLTAARPDAAVVSVRAPSASAALRWAADCREAGLSVGCFRPPSVPDGISRLRLTARADLTGEEISRAVAVILRTAPAGATDR, from the coding sequence ATGCTCCAGCACCCCCCCGAGCCCGTGGACGTCTTCGCCTGGATCGACGAAGCGGAACGGGCCCGCGAGCGGGCCGGGCTCGTGCGGACGCTGCGTCCCCGTCCGGCTTCCTCGCCGCTGCTGGACCTCGCGAGCAACGACTACCTGGGCCTGTCCAGGCACCCCGAGGTCATCGCCGGCGCCGGGCGGGCCGCCGAGTGCTGGGGCGGCGGGGCCACCGGCTCCCGCCTGGTCACCGGCACCACCGAACTGCACGCCACGCTGGAGCGCGAACTCGCCGCGTTCTGCGGCTTCGAGGCCGCTCTGGTGCTTTCGTCCGGATACGCGGCCAACCTCGCCGCCGTCACCGCGCTGAGCGGCCGCGGGGCGCTCGTGGTCTCCGACGCGGGCAACCACGCCTCGATCGTCGACGGCTGCCGGCTGTCGCGCGCCGACGTCGCCGTCGTCGCGCACGGGGACGTGGACGGCGCACGCAAGACGCTGGCCGGGCACGAAGGCCGTTCGCTGCTGGTCAGCGACTCGGTGTTCTCCGTCGACGGGGACGCCGCCCCGCTCGCCGGCTACGCCGCGGCCTGCCGCGACGAGGGGGCCGCCCTGGTCGTGGACGACGCCCACGGGCTCGGCGTCCTGGGCGAGGGCGGCCGGGGCGCCCTGCATGCGGCCGGTCTCGCGGGCGCGCCGGGCGTGGTCGCGACGATGACCCTCTCGAAGTCGCTGGGCAGCCAGGGCGGCGCAGTGCTCGGACCGGCGAAGGTGATCCGGCACCTCGTCAACACGGCCCGGACCTTCATCTTCGACACCGGACTGGCTCCGGCCGCCACGGGCGCCGCGCTCGCCGGTCTGCGCCTGCTGGCGCGGGAACCGGAACGCGCCGCGCGGGCACGGGAGGTGGCCACTCTGCTGTACGGACGGCTCACTGCGTCCGGCCTGACCGCGGCCCGGCCGGACGCGGCCGTGGTGTCGGTACGGGCCCCGTCGGCTTCGGCGGCACTGCGCTGGGCCGCCGACTGCCGCGAGGCAGGTCTGTCCGTGGGGTGTTTCCGGCCGCCCTCGGTTCCGGACGGCATCTCCCGGCTGCGGCTGACCGCCCGGGCCGATCTCACGGGGGAGGAGATCAGTCGGGCCGTCGCGGTGATCCTGCGTACCGCACCCGCGGGAGCCACGGACCGCTGA
- a CDS encoding DUF397 domain-containing protein: protein MSATPLSTSGLLIGARWRRSSRSTGMNNCVEAAVLSGGLLAVRDSKRTEGPALLFTGPAWDGFLASVRADAPA from the coding sequence GTGTCCGCAACCCCCTTATCCACCAGCGGACTTCTGATCGGCGCGCGGTGGCGGCGGAGCAGCCGCAGTACCGGAATGAACAACTGCGTGGAAGCAGCCGTCCTCAGTGGCGGTCTCCTGGCCGTCCGCGACTCCAAGCGGACGGAGGGCCCGGCCCTGCTCTTCACCGGACCCGCCTGGGACGGCTTCCTCGCCTCGGTGAGGGCGGACGCCCCGGCGTGA
- a CDS encoding helix-turn-helix domain-containing protein — protein MQHGPAVRRRKLGEELRALRDRSGLTSGEAARLVGWHQSKISRIETGRSGVKTADIRLLLDAYGDVVSTQQRALLEALGASAAGPGAGADRAPGRQWWHDYRGLLPQEYRDFISLEAGARSARTVELSVVPGLLQTPEYARAVTRAALGGLPEPKVDALVDVRLARQSVLRADPPLELSAVLDEAVLRRQIGGAGVMREQLRHLVEVARLPQVRLQVLPFSVGGHLGLTGPFVIFSFPNIADLDVVVLDHLTSSLYLERKEDLEAYSAAFRTIQAHALPPQDSSDLISSIADDA, from the coding sequence ATGCAGCACGGCCCCGCGGTACGCCGCCGCAAGCTGGGCGAGGAATTGCGTGCGCTCCGTGACCGCAGTGGTCTCACCAGTGGTGAGGCCGCCCGGTTGGTGGGGTGGCACCAGTCGAAAATCAGCCGCATCGAAACGGGTCGAAGTGGCGTGAAAACGGCAGACATCCGCCTCCTGCTCGACGCCTACGGGGACGTGGTGAGCACCCAGCAGCGGGCGCTGCTGGAGGCTTTGGGGGCCTCGGCGGCGGGCCCCGGGGCGGGGGCAGACCGCGCGCCGGGCCGCCAGTGGTGGCACGACTACCGGGGGCTGCTGCCCCAGGAATACCGGGACTTCATCAGCCTGGAGGCGGGGGCCCGCTCCGCCCGTACCGTCGAACTCTCGGTGGTTCCGGGTCTGTTGCAGACGCCGGAGTACGCGCGCGCCGTGACCAGGGCCGCGCTGGGCGGGCTGCCGGAGCCGAAGGTGGACGCGCTGGTCGACGTACGTCTGGCACGCCAGTCGGTACTGCGCGCCGACCCCCCGCTCGAACTGAGCGCGGTACTGGACGAGGCGGTGCTGCGCCGGCAGATCGGCGGGGCGGGGGTGATGCGGGAGCAGTTGCGGCACCTGGTGGAGGTGGCACGGCTGCCCCAAGTGCGCCTACAGGTACTGCCGTTCAGCGTGGGGGGTCATCTCGGCCTGACCGGACCGTTCGTAATTTTCTCATTTCCGAACATCGCCGATCTGGATGTGGTGGTCCTCGACCATTTGACGAGTAGCCTCTACCTGGAGCGGAAGGAAGACCTAGAGGCGTACAGCGCCGCGTTCCGCACCATCCAGGCGCACGCCCTCCCGCCCCAGGACTCGTCGGATCTGATCAGCTCTATCGCTGACGACGCGTAA
- a CDS encoding ATP-binding protein: protein MADHQEASVTLPSDPAAVAAARRYVVEVLGEWGLPEESETADTVRLIVSELATNAVQHTFGQSPTFTVDVHLERGEWLRVGVTDSHPRRPRRLPAAVQQDNGRGMVIIRWLAAEAGGRLSVTPTEDGGKTVWIALPWAAGAPARTATGC, encoded by the coding sequence ATGGCAGATCACCAGGAAGCATCCGTCACTCTGCCGAGCGACCCGGCCGCGGTCGCCGCTGCCCGCCGGTACGTCGTGGAGGTGCTCGGTGAATGGGGACTGCCCGAGGAGTCCGAGACGGCCGACACCGTCCGGCTGATCGTCTCGGAACTCGCGACCAACGCGGTGCAGCACACCTTCGGCCAGTCGCCCACCTTCACCGTGGACGTCCACCTGGAGCGCGGAGAGTGGCTGCGGGTCGGGGTGACCGACAGCCATCCGCGCCGGCCCCGGCGGCTGCCGGCCGCCGTCCAGCAGGACAACGGCCGGGGGATGGTCATCATCCGCTGGCTCGCCGCGGAGGCGGGCGGCCGGCTCTCCGTCACGCCGACCGAGGACGGCGGCAAGACGGTGTGGATCGCACTGCCCTGGGCGGCGGGGGCCCCGGCGAGGACCGCCACCGG